The following coding sequences are from one Nitrospinota bacterium window:
- a CDS encoding cytochrome b N-terminal domain-containing protein — MGIPQLDGAPINAQSHLHKITQLMDISNNLFRNAEAALGRLFSPRLNLAAQAAQAAFFLYAALMGTGLIMFYEYPAEFPAAYETLDGLSKSVSIGGVSRSVHRGAADLMALFAILHMGRVFFLKRFTKGRWGAWTFGVTLLLFIAWQGLSGYTLPMDERAQAILGAVSPALEKFFGAEAGRAFLVNNEITPRTMILLLAGHLVPPIVALALFTGHLRGLKMPRLWPSRSLMAAIAAGLLIAALSYPAQSAAKADFFSAAGPVPFDRLLMWPIHPGAGLGAWGAAGMLLATLLCVPMFIREKKEIVRLYADKCVGCGLCAADCPYRAIAMEPLPSADRHPWVAVIDEARCVGCAVCVGSCGFAALDMPSRPVADIRGEAGDYLKAGGGRIIYQCQNAQNYVANDSGSVQIVKLICAGQLHPRWIEDDVKNGAEMVSVASCDPSSCESRLGGTFALLRFDHLRKPYLRKKVDRSRVLFVTRDGSGSAKATQILRYAGVLILFVSLAIVPGVLWQNHQAQLADSSLARIAVSMDVWGEASLAVTADGAAIFDKTWRAATPGGKLAVFEEIKMPPEVKAVTAIYRQSGMERTFTIAGLQAGETAVVRPNPATAEMELARRR; from the coding sequence GTGGGAATCCCGCAACTAGACGGCGCGCCGATAAATGCCCAGTCCCATCTCCACAAAATCACCCAACTGATGGATATCTCCAACAACCTGTTCCGCAATGCGGAAGCGGCGCTCGGCCGCTTGTTTTCCCCCAGGCTTAACCTCGCGGCGCAGGCCGCGCAGGCGGCATTTTTCCTGTACGCCGCGCTGATGGGCACCGGGCTTATCATGTTTTACGAATACCCGGCGGAATTCCCGGCCGCCTACGAAACTCTCGATGGCCTATCGAAAAGTGTTTCTATTGGCGGCGTTTCTCGCTCGGTCCACAGGGGGGCGGCGGACCTGATGGCCCTTTTCGCCATTCTGCACATGGGCAGGGTGTTCTTTCTGAAAAGATTCACAAAGGGAAGATGGGGGGCGTGGACATTCGGAGTGACGCTTCTTTTGTTTATCGCGTGGCAGGGGCTGAGTGGATATACCCTTCCCATGGACGAAAGGGCCCAGGCTATACTAGGCGCGGTTTCCCCGGCGCTCGAAAAATTTTTCGGCGCGGAGGCAGGCCGGGCTTTCCTTGTCAATAATGAGATAACGCCAAGGACGATGATCTTGCTGCTGGCGGGGCACCTTGTGCCGCCCATAGTGGCCCTGGCGCTGTTCACCGGTCATTTGCGGGGGCTGAAAATGCCCCGGTTGTGGCCGTCGAGGAGCCTGATGGCTGCCATAGCGGCGGGCTTGTTGATAGCGGCACTGTCGTATCCGGCTCAAAGCGCCGCCAAGGCCGATTTTTTCAGCGCCGCCGGCCCCGTCCCTTTCGACAGGTTATTGATGTGGCCCATCCACCCTGGCGCAGGCCTTGGCGCATGGGGGGCCGCTGGAATGCTTCTCGCCACCCTGCTATGCGTTCCCATGTTCATCAGGGAGAAAAAGGAGATAGTGCGGCTCTATGCGGACAAATGCGTCGGGTGCGGGCTGTGCGCGGCGGACTGCCCATACCGGGCAATCGCCATGGAGCCTCTCCCTTCGGCGGACAGGCATCCGTGGGTGGCGGTGATAGATGAAGCCAGATGCGTCGGGTGCGCTGTGTGCGTAGGTTCATGCGGTTTCGCGGCGCTGGACATGCCGTCGCGTCCGGTTGCGGACATACGCGGCGAGGCGGGGGACTATCTAAAGGCCGGCGGGGGCAGAATAATATACCAATGCCAGAACGCGCAAAATTACGTGGCAAACGACTCAGGCTCCGTACAAATCGTAAAGCTCATTTGCGCCGGGCAGCTTCACCCGCGATGGATCGAAGATGATGTGAAAAACGGCGCTGAGATGGTCTCCGTCGCCTCCTGCGATCCGTCTTCATGCGAAAGCAGATTGGGGGGCACGTTTGCCCTTTTACGATTCGATCATTTGCGCAAACCGTATCTTCGCAAAAAGGTGGACAGGAGCCGTGTCCTGTTTGTCACGCGGGACGGGAGTGGATCTGCCAAGGCCACGCAAATATTACGATACGCCGGTGTTCTCATTCTTTTCGTGTCGCTTGCGATAGTCCCCGGAGTCCTGTGGCAAAACCATCAGGCGCAGCTTGCGGACTCGTCCTTGGCTCGTATTGCCGTGTCCATGGATGTATGGGGTGAGGCCAGCCTTGCCGTCACGGCGGATGGAGCCGCCATATTTGACAAAACATGGAGGGCCGCAACGCCGGGCGGCAAGCTTGCCGTGTTCGAGGAGATTAAAATGCCTCCGGAGGTTAAGGCCGTGACCGCGATTTACCGCCAATCCGGAATGGAGAGGACATTTACGATAGCCGGGCTGCAGGCGGGAGAAACCGCGGTTGTCCGGCCGAATCCGGCGACTGCGGAGATGGAATTAGCGCGGCGGCGCTAA
- a CDS encoding type II toxin-antitoxin system HicA family toxin, with translation MNERLPRVTSGQTEKALEKSGFFLSRQSGSHKIYKNESGARVTIPHHAGKIIHPKILKTS, from the coding sequence ATGAACGAGCGGCTCCCGCGTGTCACCTCCGGCCAAACGGAAAAAGCGCTGGAAAAATCAGGCTTCTTCCTCTCAAGACAGAGCGGCAGCCATAAAATTTATAAAAACGAGAGTGGCGCCAGGGTCACCATCCCCCATCATGCCGGCAAAATCATCCACCCCAAGATTCTAAAAACATCTTAA
- a CDS encoding DUF2461 domain-containing protein, producing the protein MAKKKESADEFFHFPAEALKFLSGLSRNNNKQWYEAHKADYQKHLLEPLKDMVAAIGPILARKVPGLRADPRVNGSIFRINRDTRFSKDKSPYKTHAAAFMWAGPGEKLACPGVYFHLDAKELLYGSGLYMFAPESLGFYRRFVAEKGGELARAVKKAEKAGFELGGEKLKKVPSGFPPDHEHAELLKMKGFHVMKTYPAKKVTEGDLIGWLVKEIEPSLDVIKTLEKAIF; encoded by the coding sequence ATGGCGAAGAAAAAGGAGAGCGCGGACGAGTTTTTCCATTTCCCGGCCGAAGCGCTGAAATTCCTTTCCGGGCTTTCGCGCAACAATAACAAACAATGGTACGAAGCGCACAAGGCGGACTATCAAAAACACCTCCTTGAACCGCTAAAAGATATGGTGGCGGCGATAGGGCCGATCCTGGCCCGCAAAGTTCCTGGATTGCGCGCCGATCCAAGGGTGAACGGCTCCATATTCCGCATCAACCGGGACACGCGGTTTTCGAAAGACAAGAGCCCGTACAAGACCCATGCGGCTGCCTTCATGTGGGCTGGGCCGGGGGAGAAGCTGGCATGCCCGGGCGTTTATTTCCACCTGGACGCGAAGGAGCTTTTGTACGGCTCCGGCCTGTACATGTTCGCCCCTGAATCGCTGGGATTTTACCGCAGGTTCGTGGCGGAAAAAGGGGGCGAGCTGGCCCGCGCCGTGAAAAAGGCGGAGAAAGCCGGATTTGAACTGGGGGGTGAAAAATTAAAGAAGGTCCCCTCCGGATTTCCGCCGGACCATGAGCACGCAGAGTTGTTAAAGATGAAAGGCTTCCACGTGATGAAAACCTATCCCGCGAAAAAGGTCACTGAAGGCGACCTGATAGGCTGGCTGGTAAAAGAGATAGAACCGTCGTTGGATGTGATAAAAACGCTGGAGAAGGCGATATTTTGA
- a CDS encoding serine/threonine protein kinase, with translation MDPKQTEILADNINKTMSFDSSSVGQPAEKELAAGTSLKSRYSITAKLGEGGMGAVYAGFDNQLGQKIAVKLLKRSMSADEKAVNQLKSEAQVAMKLTHPSIMRLINFEHDGEYAFLLMELVDGKTLESLAKNFPGQKMPSKLVAQIGYKVSEALEYAHENHVIHRDIKPANIMVDPARNSIKLMDFGIARVIASQAAGKQTIMGTLPYIAPEIFEGATPDARADIYALGLTLYELLAGRHPFPAKTAKEMIQMHFEVHPPALEGVERTLMNIIFQCVEKKPNARFQTVSEIKSVFAKYLDLGEAKVIREKKQVEGEKKKLEWELKRLEREKEMLKEKRDEVAVKTASFKTHSSQSGLSISSDLVKPVAAAALAGLFAAFVDSIVRTGDIGLFGSARSYGALSAMLAPALINLAPVYLKKGRSPSLLAAFTGMAFGFVLFNFGEAYLDRALANDKWAPFSLIAGITLAVPTVAGVAVIIEGGSGRILRAVPVLLGVAGLCAFLQSSRFAETALGMADERAGFFYIPFLAAVLWGALTVWESRN, from the coding sequence ATGGACCCTAAGCAGACCGAGATTCTCGCCGACAACATCAACAAGACCATGTCTTTCGACTCGTCCTCCGTGGGCCAGCCGGCGGAAAAAGAGCTTGCGGCGGGAACGTCCTTAAAGTCGCGCTATTCCATAACCGCCAAGCTCGGCGAAGGCGGGATGGGGGCGGTGTACGCGGGATTTGACAACCAGCTCGGGCAGAAAATCGCCGTAAAACTGCTTAAACGAAGCATGAGCGCCGACGAAAAGGCGGTCAACCAGCTAAAGTCCGAGGCCCAGGTGGCCATGAAGCTGACCCACCCTTCCATAATGCGCCTGATAAACTTCGAGCATGACGGGGAGTACGCTTTCCTGCTCATGGAGCTTGTGGACGGCAAGACGCTAGAGTCGCTGGCGAAAAATTTCCCCGGCCAAAAGATGCCGTCAAAGCTCGTGGCCCAGATTGGCTACAAGGTGAGCGAGGCGCTGGAATACGCCCACGAAAACCATGTGATCCACAGGGACATAAAGCCTGCCAACATCATGGTGGACCCGGCGCGCAACTCGATAAAGCTGATGGACTTTGGCATCGCCCGGGTAATCGCCTCGCAGGCCGCCGGCAAACAGACCATAATGGGCACCCTTCCATACATCGCCCCGGAGATTTTTGAGGGCGCCACGCCGGACGCCAGGGCGGACATCTATGCGCTGGGGCTGACGCTGTACGAACTTCTCGCCGGGCGGCACCCGTTTCCGGCGAAGACCGCAAAGGAAATGATCCAGATGCATTTTGAGGTCCATCCGCCTGCCCTGGAGGGGGTGGAGCGGACGCTGATGAACATCATTTTCCAGTGCGTGGAGAAAAAACCCAACGCCAGGTTCCAGACCGTTTCGGAGATCAAGTCCGTATTCGCCAAATACCTGGACCTGGGGGAGGCGAAAGTCATCCGCGAGAAGAAGCAGGTGGAGGGGGAGAAGAAAAAGCTGGAGTGGGAGCTGAAGCGTCTTGAGCGGGAGAAAGAGATGCTCAAGGAAAAGCGCGATGAGGTTGCCGTCAAGACAGCCTCGTTCAAGACGCATTCCTCGCAGAGCGGACTTTCAATAAGCTCTGACCTTGTGAAACCTGTGGCGGCCGCCGCTTTGGCTGGATTGTTCGCGGCCTTCGTAGATTCGATCGTGAGGACCGGGGATATCGGCCTTTTCGGCTCGGCCAGATCCTATGGCGCGTTGTCCGCCATGCTGGCCCCGGCGCTGATAAACCTGGCCCCGGTATATTTGAAAAAGGGGCGTTCGCCGTCCTTGCTTGCCGCGTTCACAGGCATGGCCTTCGGATTTGTGCTGTTCAATTTCGGCGAAGCGTACCTGGACAGGGCCCTGGCCAACGATAAATGGGCTCCTTTCAGCCTGATAGCAGGCATCACCCTGGCCGTGCCCACTGTGGCGGGAGTGGCGGTGATAATAGAAGGGGGATCCGGGCGTATATTGCGGGCAGTTCCAGTGCTGTTGGGGGTGGCTGGGCTGTGCGCATTTTTGCAGTCGTCCAGATTCGCGGAGACGGCGTTGGGAATGGCGGACGAGAGGGCCGGATTTTTCTACATCCCGTTCCTTGCGGCCGTATTGTGGGGGGCGTTGACCGTGTGGGAATCCCGCAACTAG
- a CDS encoding penicillin-binding protein activator LpoB encodes MKVASRLMLFAFVLLAAMAGTAKADKISIGVNDFTNHTSAAWWRGGVGHDLAGMLSNELSSSGKFKVVERQKLGAVTAEQDLAASGRVAPKKGAKMGKLTGADYLVTATVTAYEEDVAETGGGISFGGISVGGSKEDAYLAVDLRVIHTTTGDVEYSRTIEGKASGGGLSLGFSKSGFSGALGGKEKTPAGKAIRATIIEITEYLECVMVDKGSCVDKYKEKEAKRKKKTKESLKLDE; translated from the coding sequence ATGAAAGTAGCTTCGCGTCTGATGCTTTTTGCGTTCGTTCTGCTTGCGGCCATGGCGGGAACAGCCAAGGCGGACAAAATATCAATCGGTGTGAATGATTTCACAAATCACACGTCAGCCGCCTGGTGGCGGGGCGGTGTGGGGCATGACCTGGCAGGGATGCTTTCAAACGAGCTTTCGTCGTCGGGAAAATTCAAGGTTGTGGAGCGCCAGAAACTCGGAGCGGTGACCGCCGAGCAGGACCTGGCGGCGTCTGGCCGCGTGGCCCCCAAAAAGGGGGCGAAAATGGGGAAGCTCACCGGCGCGGATTACCTTGTGACGGCCACCGTCACCGCGTATGAGGAAGATGTGGCGGAGACCGGCGGCGGAATCAGCTTCGGCGGGATATCCGTCGGCGGCTCCAAGGAAGACGCCTACTTGGCCGTGGACCTTCGCGTCATCCACACCACCACCGGGGACGTTGAGTATTCCCGCACCATCGAGGGAAAGGCCAGCGGCGGCGGGCTTAGCCTGGGATTCAGCAAATCCGGATTCTCAGGCGCGCTGGGGGGCAAGGAAAAGACCCCGGCGGGCAAGGCCATCCGCGCCACCATTATTGAAATCACCGAGTATCTGGAATGCGTGATGGTGGACAAGGGCTCCTGTGTGGACAAGTACAAGGAGAAAGAGGCCAAGCGAAAGAAGAAGACCAAGGAATCGCTCAAGCTAGACGAGTGA